From Oncorhynchus mykiss isolate Arlee chromosome 25, USDA_OmykA_1.1, whole genome shotgun sequence, a single genomic window includes:
- the LOC110504282 gene encoding nascent polypeptide-associated complex subunit alpha, muscle-specific form codes for MEGKSVGDVDVPYSYIPQLVSFLKVQSAFVSPDPSPAAAPTSPSLPISESSDDPTSSMVLPAQPAPPSESLSPEIAACPEDGGQPVVPTSSVVEAPITGASPEPVPQALEAAVKPVTATQAAPLPVSVKVEPTVVSEPQPPLSHSDNTASSQPGPVETGSLEDNPSHTVLSETTLTLPVSDLKPALSQTEYTPTAAAPASVQAPEKGPVQDATPPTAKVISFHQRPVEDSDPTATQRRVENIDGKRELKALLQVTADDQHAVPPQSPPESRHFSPVTTPASSPGHTSMDEDNWELSKPDVLLSENQPYSGGSWLLQMDSRSVLDPEPAAVTSPAPVTCPAAVTCPAAVTCPAAVTCPAAVTCPAAVTSPTAVTSPAAVTSPAPVTCPAAVTCPAAVTSPAAVICPAAVTCPAAVTCPAVVLDHLSSVPGPLTSVTPLPCQEHEEHVSRNEPEEDTYQEVLINVIHVSEDAYIQNQEGQTQSMLGNKDAGVSETLPPVQNHNSRSQITPLSGSTELELSSGPNRHDQAEDSLGKAVSKSDDSRDLIMIVNGQAASPSTKHPDPPPPATSPSVTIVNGQADSPSTKHPDPPPPATSPSVTIVNGQAASPSTKHPDPPPPATSPSVTIVNCQAASPSTKHPDPPPPATSPSVTIVNGQAASPSTKHPDPPPPATSPSVTIVNGQAASPSTKHPDPPPPATSPSVTIVNGQAASPSAKHPDPPPPATSPSVTIVNGQAASPSAKHPDPPPPATSPSVTIVNDQAASPSTKHPDPPPPATSPSATIVNGQAASPSTKHPDPPPPATSPSVTIINGQADSPSTKHPDPPPPATSPSVTIVNGQATSPSTKHPDPPPPATSPSVTIVNCQAASPSTKHPDPPPPATSPSVTIVNGQAASPSTKHPDPPPPATSPSVTIVNGQAASPSTKHPDPPPPATSPSVTIVNGQAASPSAKHPDPPPPATSPSVTIVNGQAASPSAKHPDPPPPATSPSVTIVNGSSTDNCPLPEAVEAEVMLKAMMASVVPELKQKQEGEGARRGGGYHFLGDTTSWGIPLPGGCCPGCLGPVRSLEKEELRVLGKKDVVSEVSLSVILSPCLLISLIGREVPLL; via the exons ATGGAGGGTAAATCTGTTGGGGATGTTGATGTGCCTTATTCTTATATACCACAACTCGTTTCCTTTTTAAAAGTCCAATCTGCTTTTGTTTCTCCAgatccttctcctgctgctgctcctACCAGCCCATCTCTGCCCATCTCAGAGAGCTCTGATGACCCTACATCTTCTATGGTCCTCCCAGCTCAGCCAGCACCACCTTCAGAGTCACTCAGCCCTGAGATTGCTGCCTGTCCGGAGGATGGTGGCCAGCCAGTAGTCCCCACAAGTTCAGTTGTTGAGGCTCCCATCACTGGTGCCTCCCCAGAGCCAGTTCCACAGGCTCTCGAAGCAGCAGTAAAACCTGTCACAGCCACCCAGGCAGCACCTTTGCCTGTCTCAGTGAAAGTGGAGCCCACAGTGGTCTCTGAACCACAGcctccactctctcactctgATAACACTGCCTCCTCCCAGCCTGGTCCTGTAGAAACGGGATCTCTGGAGGATAACCCATCTCATACAGTCCTGTCTGAAACCACTCTCACCTTGCCTGTGTCAGATCTAAAGCCAGCCCTGTCCCAAACTGAATACACCCCCACCGCTGCTGCCCCTGCCTCGGTCCAGGCCCCTGAGAAAGGTCCGGTTCAGGACGCCACGCCACCAACAGCCAAAGTGATCTCCTTCCACCAGAGGCCAGTAGAGGACTCTGATCCAACTGCAACTCAG CGAAGAGTTGAAAACATTGACGGGAAGCGGGAACTTAAAGCTCTCCTCCAGGTGACTGCAGACGACCAGCACGCCGTGCCGCCTCAGAGCCCCCCCGAGAGCCGTCACTTCTCCCCGGTCACGACACCAGCCTCGTCCCCGGGGCATACCTCCATGGATGAGGATAACTGGGAGCTCAGCAAGCCTGACGTTCTCCTCAGTGAGAACCAGCCATACTCAGGAGGCTCATGGCTTCTGCAGATGGATAGCCGGTCAGTGTTGGACCCTGAGCCGGCTGCTGTGACGAGTCCTGCTCCTGTGACCTGTCCTGCTGCTGTGACCTGTCCTGCTGCTGTGACCTGTCCTGCTGCTGTGACCTGTCCTGCTGCTGTGACCTGTCCTGCTGCTGTGACGAGTCCTACTGCTGTGACGAGTCCTGCTGCTGTGACGAGTCCTGCTCCTGTGACCTGTCCTGCTGCTGTGACCTGTCCTGCTGCTGTGACGAGTCCTGCTGCTGTGATCTGTCCTGCTGCTGTGACTTGTCCTGCTGCTGTGACTTGTCCTGCTGTGGTCCTAGACCACTTGTCTAGTGTTCCAGGACCTCTGACTAGTGTAACGCCTCTGCCATGTCAGGAGCATGAGGAACACGTGTCCCGTAACGAGCCTGAGGAGGACACGTACCAGGAGGTGCTGATCAATGTAATTCATGTGTCTGAGGACGCGTACATCCAGAATCAGGAAGGCCAAACACAGAGCATGCTGGGTAATAAGGATGCAGGTGTGTCTGAAACCCTCCCACCAGTTCAGAACCACAACAGCCGATCGCAGATCACACCTCTCTCTGGATCTACAGAACTTGAGCTGTCGTCTGGTCCGAACCGGCACGACCAAGCTGAGGACAGTCTGGGGAAAGCAGTTAGTAAGTCTGACGACTCTCGGGATCTGATTATGATCGTTAACGGCCAAGCCGCCAGCCCCTCAACCAAACATCCTGATCCTCCACCTCCAGCCACTTCTCCTTCTGTCACCATCGTCAACGGCCAAGCCGACAGCCCCTCAACCAAACATCCTGATCCTCCACCTCCAGCCACTTCTCCTTCTGTCACCATCGTCAACGGCCAAGCCGCTAGCCCCTCAACCAAACATCCTGATCCTCCACCTCCAGCCACTTCTCCTTCTGTCACCATCGTCAACTGCCAAGCCGCCAGCCCCTCAACCAAACATCCTGATCCTCCACCTCCAGCCACTTCTCCTTCTGTCACCATCGTCAACGGCCAAGCCGCAAGCCCATCAACCAAACATCCTGATCCTCCACCTCCAGCCACTTCTCCTTCTGTCACCATCGTCAACGGCCAAGCCGCCAGCCCCTCAACCAAACATCCTGATCCTCCACCTCCAGCCACTTCTCCTTCTGTCACCATCGTCAACGGCCAAGCCGCCAGCCCCTCAGCCAAACATCCTGATCCTCCACCTCCAGCCACTTCTCCTTCTGTCACCATCGTCAACGGCCAAGCCGCCAGCCCCTCAGCCAAACATCCTGATCCTCCACCTCCAGCCACTTCTCCTTCTGTCACCATCGTCAACGACCAAGCCGCCAGCCCCTCAACCAAACATCCTGATCCTCCACCTCCAGCCACTTCTCCTTCTGCCACCATCGTCAACGGCCAAGCCGCCAGCCCCTCAACCAAACATCCTGATCCTCCACCTCCAGCCACTTCTCCTTCTGTCACCATCATCAACGGCCAAGCCGACAGCCCCTCAACCAAACATCCTGATCCTCCACCTCCAGCCACTTCTCCTTCTGTCACCATCGTCAACGGCCAAGCCACTAGCCCCTCAACCAAACATCCTGATCCTCCACCTCCAGCCACTTCTCCTTCTGTCACCATCGTCAACTGCCAAGCCGCCAGCCCCTCAACCAAACATCCTGATCCTCCACCTCCAGCCACTTCTCCTTCTGTCACCATCGTCAACGGCCAAGCCGCAAGCCCATCAACCAAACATCCTGATCCTCCACCTCCAGCCACTTCTCCTTCTGTCACCATCGTCAACGGCCAAGCCGCCAGCCCCTCAACCAAACATCCTGATCCTCCACCTCCAGCCACTTCTCCTTCTGTCACCATCGTCAACGGCCAAGCCGCCAGCCCCTCAGCCAAACATCCTGATCCTCCACCTCCAGCCACTTCTCCTTCTGTCACCATCGTCAACGGCCAAGCCGCCAGCCCCTCAGCCAAACATCCTGATCCTCCACCTCCAGCCACTTCTCCTTCTGTCACCATCGTCAACGGCTCCTCCACTGATAACTGTCCTCTCCCGGAGGCTGTGGAGGCAGAGGTCATGCTCAAGGCCATGATGGCTAGCGTTGTCCCTGAGCTGAAGCAGAAACAGGAGGGGGAGGGAGCCAGAAGAGGAGGGGGATACCACTTCCTGGGGGATACCACTTCCTGGGGGATACCACTTCCTGGGGGCTGCTGTCCTGGGTGTCTCGGCCCTGTTCGTAGCCTGGAGAAGGAAGAATTAAGGGTTTTGGGAAAGAAGGATGTTGTGTCTGAAGTTAGTCTGTCTGTGATTCTATCTCCTTGCCTCCTGATCAGCCTTATTGGAAGAGAGGTCCCTCTCCTCTGA